The sequence TTGCTTTACCTCGAAAGTCATTATACATTTTTTCCTGTCGGATCTGTGAATAGCTTATATGACTTcttttgatttgtatttttttctagtatatgtgacaaaataaataaataaataatcttataaCTCCGAACAATTTCAGAAAGGGAGACAAGATATAGTATTTGGAATTTGCATGGAATTGCATCAAATTAGCCAACTGACTAACTTTTAGTcagaacttttattttatacacGTTACATCTAATAATTATGGAGTGCATAGAATAGTACATGACAAGGAATTATAAGCCACTAAACATGTATCAAACCAGATTCACTTTATTCTTAAATACTGCTCTTCACGAGAATAAGCAACCTAATGCTCATTTATTTCTGAACCATGGTGCTTCATATCTCAAGGGTTTTAAGGAGGACAACGCTTATATGCGCTAGGAGTACATCGAGGTCGAGGTTCAGGTTGGCAATAAGGCGTATTTTTCTTACTGCACGGAATTGCCGGCCTATTGCGGATTGGAGGTGGCGGTTTGCTGGGTGGAGTTGGGGGCTTGAAGGGCGAAGGTGGTGGTGGCTTCAGGGATGGAGATGGCTGCTTGAAGGGCGAAGGTGGTGGTGGCTTCAAGGATGGAGATGGCGGCTTTTTTATACATCCCCGCCCATAAGTACTACCTTTTGGATCACACCTACCTGGTATATGAGAAAAAGTTATCAGAATATGAACAAATTAAGGAAATTAACTAGGAACAGATAGGCCCTAACAATGGGAGCTtgagttttattatatattgaaaatatcaaaaactgAAGTACCAGATAACTAATAACTAGTATTTGGTCAtactttattagaaaaatacTAACTTTTGTACGTGAATAAGTGATAATCTTTTA is a genomic window of Quercus lobata isolate SW786 chromosome 2, ValleyOak3.0 Primary Assembly, whole genome shotgun sequence containing:
- the LOC115978019 gene encoding leucine-rich repeat extensin-like protein 3 gives rise to the protein MKATLIVCLLLASTFFIPSSAAASSRVDKPRIPIGRCDPKGSTYGRGCIKKPPSPSLKPPPPSPFKQPSPSLKPPPPSPFKPPTPPSKPPPPIRNRPAIPCSKKNTPYCQPEPRPRCTPSAYKRCPP